The Schaalia dentiphila ATCC 17982 sequence GCTGGTCTTCCCAGCCGGGGACCGGGATGCCCCAGTCGATGTCGCGCGTCATGGCGCGGGGGCGGATGTCCTCGAGGAAGTTCTGGGAGAACTTGATGACGTTGGGACGCCAGGTGCCGGACTTCTCGCGCTCGTCGAGCCAGGCGGACAGGGCCTCGGCCAGGGCGGGCAGGTCGAGGAAGTAGTGGGTGGACTCCACGAAGTTGGGGGTTTCGCCATTGATGCGCGAGTGCGGGTTGATGAGCTCGGTCGGGTCCATCTGGTTGCCGCAGTTGTCGCACTGGTCGCCGCGCGCTCCTTCGGCGCCGCAGATCGGACAGGTGCCCTCGATGTAGCGGTCGGGCAGGGTGCGGCCGGTGGACGGGGAGATGGCGGCGCGCGTGACCTTCTCGATCATGTAGCCGTTGTCGCGCACGGTGGCGAACATGTCCTGGACGACGCGGTAGTGGTTGCCGGCGGTCGTGCGGGTGAAGAGGTCGTAAGACAGGCCGAGCGCCACGAGGTCCTCGACGATGAGGCGGTTGTTCTGGTCTGCGAGTTCGCGGGCGCTCACCCCGGCGCCGTCGGCGGCCACCAGGATGGGGGTGCCGTGTTCATCGGTGCCGGACACCATGAGGACGTCGTGGCCGGCCATTCGCATGTACCGGGAGAAAACGTCGGAGGGGACACCGAATCCCGCAACGTGGCCAATATGACGGGGGCCGTTGGCGTAGGGCCATGCGACGGCGGACAGAATACGACTCATAGCCTCTAACAATACTGCGTTGGTGTCATAAACGGGCAACCGGCCGCATTGCGAGGAGTTGAAAAGTCCTTGGACGAGTATGACCCGGGTGATATTGTTGAGGAAATTACTGAATTATCTGGGAGGTCCCATGCCCCGCGCTCTCATCATTGTCGACGTTCAGCCCACATTCTGCGAAGGTGGTGCCCTCCCAGTGACGGGCGGTAACGCTATCGCCGAGGCCGTGGCCGCCTACGTGGACGCGCACCGTGACGAGTATCAGCTGATCGTGACCACGCAGGATTGGCACATCGATCCGGGCGCTCACTTCTCCGAGACACCGGATTTCGTGGACACCTGGCCCCCGCACGGCGTCGCGGGCACGGCCGAGGCCGAGCTGCACCCTGCGCTCGCGCACGTGAACGCGGACGTGACGATTAAGAAGGGCCAGTACGAGGCCGCCTACTCGGGTTTTGAGGGCACGACTGAGGACGGGACCACGCTGGAGCAGGCCCTGCGCGCTGCCGACATCACGGACGTCGACGTCGTGGGCCTCGCCGAATCGCACTGCGTCGCGTGCACGGCGGTCGACGCCGCTCGCGCGGACTTCAAGACGCGTGTGCTGGGCGAGCTGACGGCTCCCGTGACCGCTGAGCTGGGCGCGGCGGCCCGCCAGTGGATGACGTCGGAGCGCGTCGAGATCGTCTGAGACTCCCCAGCCTCGTTTTTATCGCGCGGCGAGAGCGGCCTTGTAGAGGTCGTTCTTACGCGCGCCCGTCGCCGCGGCCACTTCGGCTGCGGCGTCCTTGAGGCGCATGCCTTCCGCCGCGAGCGCGAGGACGGCACCGACGTGGTCTTTTGCGCGTGCGCTTCGCGTGTATCCGGCGACAACGATCGTCACCTCGCCGAGGACGTCGTCGGCACCCTCCGCGAGCTGCCCGAGCGTGCCGCGGCGCACCTCTTCGTAGTCTTTCGTGAGCTCGCGGCACAGCGCGGCGGCGCGGTCGGCGCCGAAGACCTCGGCCATGCGCGTCAGCGTGGCGGCTGCGCGCCGGGGCGATTCGAAGAAGATGAGCGTGTGCGGGTCCGTTGCGAGGTCCTGCAGGTAGCGCGTGGCATCCCCGTCCTTGCGCGGTAGGAATCCCTCGAAGGCGAAGCGATCCGACGGCAGGCCAGACAGGGCGAGAGCAACGAGTGGCGCGGAGGGACCGGGCAGAACGGACAACGGAACACCCGCGTCGATGGCGGCACGAGCCAGCCGGAAGCCGGGGTCGGAGACCGTGGGCATACCCGCGTCGGACACGAAGACGACGCGTGCCCCTCCCCTGGCGGCCTCGACAATGCCCGCGGCCTTCTCAGCCTCGTTGTGGTCGTGCAGGGCGACGAGGCGACCGCCAAGCTTAATGCCTATGCGCGAGGCCAGGGCGAGCGCGCGGCGCGTGTCCTCGGCGGCGACAATGTCCGCCCCCTCGAGCGCGGCGACGACGCGGGGCGAGGCGTCACGCACGTCCCCGATCGGGGTGGCTGCGAGCAGGATGGTCCCCGCCTCCTGGCGGTAGGGTTCCTGCGTGCGGGCGTCCTTGGATGTCGAGGCAGCCTCGGGGGCGTTGGTCGTGTCGGTCGCTGCTTCCATGCCCGTATCGTCTCACTGGTTCCCTGTGCGCGCACAGCGCGTCCGCCTCGCACCCGCCACCCTTTGGGGGACGCGCGAGGCCAGGACGCTCGCGGCGCACAGGAGCGCGATGGTTCCGCCTGCGCTGAGCCGCGCGGGGACGGCGATCGCGAGGCCCGCGATTCCGAGGAGCGCCCCCAGGACAGGAGCGCCAACGAGGAATGCGCGCGAGCTGCGCACGAGAGGCGCAAGCGCGGCAGCCGGCGCGGCAATGAGCGCGATCGACAGGATCGTGCCGACCGCCGGGATCGCCACGGTGACCGACGCGAGGATGAGGCCAAGGATGACGAGTTCGTGACGCCCGGCGCGCGAGGCGGCGGCCGGATTGGCGGGGTCGAAGCAGTGAGCAATGAGCTGGCGCCCGCCCAGCGTCACGACAAGCAGCGCGGCCACGAGCACGCCACCCGCCCAGGCGACGTCGGCGGGCGAGACCGTCATGACGGATCCCGTCAGGAAGGAATTCACCGCGAGGGGCAGGGGCTTGAACCAGGTCGCCAGGAAGTACCCGGAGGCAAATCCGGCGGTCAGCACGATGCCGGCGGCTCCCTGGCTGGAAATGCCTGGGATCGTGGCGAGCCAGCGCATGAGGACGACGAGCGGGATGGTCCCGAGGAACGCGCCGACGTAGAGCGCCGCCGACATTCCGGAGTGCCCGAAGCCGAGGGCGGCTGCGATGACGACACCGAGGACCGCGCCCGGGAACGTCCCGTGCGTGACGGATTCGGCGAAGAAGATGCGTCGGTCCAGGTAGGCGAAGGCGCCGATGAGGCCACCCAGGGCCCCGATGATCGTCACGTGAAGCGCGGGGTACAGGAGGAGGCTGGCAATCACGAGGCCTCCCCTCCCCCGGCGCTCACGGTCGTTTCACGCGACGTTTCACGCCCGGCAGTGACCGTGCACGCGCGTCGGGCACGGATCTCGCGCAGCGCCAGTGCGGCAGCAAAGCAGAGGAGGACCCCCATCGCGACGCACGCCTGCGGGGACAGCGGGCGCGGTGCGCGCAAGAGGGAGACGCCGAAGCCCGCCCATCCTCCAACGAGCGCACAGGCGCCGGACAGGAGCACCATGGAGCGCGGGCCCGCCGCGAGCAGCCGACCGAAGGCTCCGGGAACGATGAGGTATCCGACGACGAGGAGGACTCCGACCGCCGTCGAGGCCGCGACCACGATCGCACCGAGCGCCGCGTTGAAGGCGATGTCTATCCACGTGACGGGGATACCACTCACCCGTGCGGCCTCGCGATCGAAGGCTACCGCAACCTGCGCGCGCCAGGTGGCAGCGAGCAGCTCGGCGGCGACCACGAGGACGAGGGCGCTCGTGGCCATGCGCGACAACGTGATATCCAGGAGACGGCCGAACATAAGGGATTCGAGCTGCCCAGACATGTCCCCGATGCGCAGGGAGATAACGATGCCGAGGGAGAAGAAGGCGGTGAGCAGGACAGCGGTCGTCGCCTCGGAGTGGCGCTGTTTGCGGGAAGCCACCGTCAGTGCCGCCGCGACGAACGCCGCGCACACCGCGCCACCCGGGATGATGGCCTCTCGCCCGCCGACCGCCATTCCCACAACGATTCCGGGAAAGACGCCGTGGACCATCGTCTCGGCGCTGAATTCGGCGCGGCGCAGGTTCACGAGCGTCGAGGCGGGTCCAACCGCCAGCGCGAGGAGCCCCAGGACGATGATGGGGCGGGCCAGGAAGGGGGCGATCATGACAGTGCCGCAATCGCCTCGTCCGCGCCCGCCCCGTAGGCACGCGCCAGGACGGAGGGGGCAAGGGCCTCGTCGACGCTGCCGAGGGCGACGAGGTGCGAGGCGAGCACGCAGGCACGCGAGCACACGTCGCGCGCAAGGGAGAGGTCGTGCGTGGAGACGACGACGCCGACACCGTCCGCGGTCAGCTCGGCGATCAGCCGCGTCAGGATGTCGCGGCTGGGCGCGTCGAGGCCGTTGAAGGGCTCGTCCATCATGACCAGGTCCGGCCGGGCGACGAGGGCCCGCGCCACGAGGACGCGCTGTCGCTGCCCGCCGCTGAGCGTCCCGAATCGGCGCGACGCGCGATCGGAGAGGTTGACCCGTTCGAGGGCGGCGCTCACCCGCGCGCGCATGTCGGCGTTGATCCGCTTGCCCCACCCGGCCTCGGCGATAAGACCCATGGTGACGACCTCGGCCGCACTCACGGGAAAGGTGAGGTCCAGGTCGGCGCTCTGGGGCACGAGGCCGATGCGCTTGGCGTCCACCTCGACGGTCCCGGAGAGGACCTGGCAGCCGCCGGCGATGCCGCGCATGAGAGTGGTCTTGCCGCCACCGTTGGGACCGACAAGGGCGAGGGCCTGGCCCCCGAACACGTCGAGGGTCAGGCCGGTCAGCGCCGGGGTATTCCCATACCCCAGCGCCGCGTCTCGGAAGGAGACGAGTGTCGTCATCACTGGTCCTTCAGGCGCTCGGGCAGGTCCGGGACGGTGCCGCCCCACGCCTGGGTCACGGCACGCACGTTGTGGATGATCGAGCCGACGTAGGTGGCTCCCTCGGACCCGTCGGGGCCCAGCGAATCGCCGTACATGGCATCCTCGCCCACGATGGGGGTCACGCCAGCCGCGCGGGCGATCGCCTCGATGGACTTGGAGTTGTTGGAGTTTTCCGCAAAGAGCGCAACCGCGCCGGATTCCTTGACGGCCGCGACGGCCTTGGCGATGTGGTCGGCGGTGGCGTCCTGCTGCTCGTTGAAGTCGGACAGGGCGGCGCCGATGAAGCGGATCCCGTAGTCCCTCGAGAAGTAGCCGAAGGCGTCGTGGGAGGTAAAGAGCACGCGCTGTCCCGCAGGGACGGTCTCAATGGCCTCGGCGGTCCACTGATCGAGAGCGTCAATGTCCTCCAGGTACGAGGCCGTGGCCGCGTTGATCGACGATGCTGCGTCCGGTGCCGCGGCCGCGAGGCCTGCTCCGAGGTTGGCAACCTGGACGTGGGCACCCTTTGGCGAGGTCCACACGTGCGGATCGAAGCGGAACTCGGGGGCTTCGCCCGCTTCTTCCGGTGGGAAGGGCCACGGGGCAACGTTCACGCGCTCGCTGCCGCGGTCGATCGTGTAGGCCCCCTCAGGGTCGGGTGCGCCCGGGTTGTCAATGTCGGCGGCGGTCAGGACGCCCGAAGTGACGACCATGCGCCCCTTGAAGCCCGAGGAGACGACAGCATCGTCGAGGAAGTGTTCGAGGTCGACGCCGGAGACAGCCATGACGTCGGCCTCCGAGAGTGCCTTGGTCTGGGCAGGGGTCATCTCATGTTCGTGCGCGGAGGCGTTGGGGGCGAGCAGGCACGTGAGGCTCATGGTCAGGGCGGCCCCCTCGGGGGCGGTGCCCACGTGTGTGCTCTGTCCTGAGGCATCGGTCTTGGCAAGGGAGATGTCGGTGGATTTCGCGGCGATCTGGGTGACGTAGTCGCAGATCTGCGTGGTCGTGGCGACGACCGCGAGGCCGTGGGCCGAGGAGGAGGGCGCGCACGCAGCCAGCGAGGCGGTCGCCATGGCCAGCCCTGCGGCAGCGGCCAAGCTGCGCATTGTTGGGGAAAACATCATTGCTCCTATACAATTTTCGGGTACACGAAAATTATAGTCACAAGCGAGAACAATTCTCAAGAGACACAAACTGAACATTCTCTCCACGTGCAAGAGCGGATGTGCGCCGCACTCCTTTCAGCACGATTGGGCCGCTAGACTCGGATGCGATGGATACCGCGAACGCACACAACGACACGATCGACAAGACCGAGAACCTCCTCGAGCAGGAGGCGACAGGCGATGAGATCGCCAGCAAGCTCCCCGAGCACGAGCCGGCAACCGATGACGAGGCCCCCGCGCAGCCCGCCGAGGCCTCGCCCGCTCCCCCGACCAACGGATGGACACAGCGCCTGTCGACGCCCGCAGCGGGGTGGGTAGCGACGGCGATTGCGACGCTCATCGCCACTCTCATTCGACTGCCAGGACTGGGTAACGTTCGCACGCTCATCTTCGACGAGACCTACTACGTGAAGGACGCCTGGTCACTCCTCACCCTCGGATATGAGGGAACGTGGGCGAAGGATGTCGACACCGCGTTCGCCAATGGGGACACCTCCGGATTGTCCGCGGTGGGCGGCTATCCCGTTCATCCGCCGACGGGCAAGTGGCTGATCGCGATGGGCATGAAGTTCTTCGGCCAGGCGGATCCAGTGGGATGGCGCATCGCGGCGGCGATCTGCGGGGTTATCACCGTATTCCTCCTGTGCCGCCTCGCGCAGAACCTATTCCACTCCCCCGCCATCACCCTCCTCGCAGGCCTATTCCTGGCGACGGACGGCATGGCGATTGTTATGAGCCGCACGTCCATCCTCGACGGATTCCTCGCGATGTTTGCGCTGGCTGCATTCCTGTGCGTCGTAAAGGATCAGCACATGGCGCAGCCCAAGCTTTTGGCCAAGCTGGCGGCATGGGATGGACTGGGTGAGCCAAGGCAGGGGTGGCACTCCGCCTGGGCACACCTGACGCTGCGCGATCAACGCCCCTTCACGATCGGCCCCAATGCGGGAAACCGCCCGTGGCTTTTCGCGGCCGGCATCTGCGCAGGGCTCGCCTGCTCCGTCAAGTGGTCCGGCATTTACGTACTTGCCTTCCTCGGACTATTCGTCGCGCTGCGCGAGGTAACGTGCCGTTGGCGCGCAGGACATCCAACGCCGATCCGCGGAGCACTCCTTGCAGACGTGTGGTGGGCGTTCGCCCTCATGGTTCCGACCGCGATTCTCACATACGTGGCATCCTGGTTCGGCTGGTTCACACACTCCGCCGCACACGGACACGGCCGTTCCGGCATCGCTGGATTCGCCGGACAGCTGGCCGACCTGTGGCTCTACCACAAGGAGATGTGGACGTTCCACAACGGACTGAACACACCCCACAAGTATCAGTCCAGCCCGTTCACGTGGCTCGCTCAGGTGCGCGCGACATCCTTTTACTGGAACAACGGCGAGGCCATGACCGGCTGTCGATCAGGCAAGTGCGCGAGTGACGTCGTCGCCCTCGGCAATCCCCTCCTCTGGTGGGTGGGCATCGGAGCACTGCTACTCGTCATCCTCGCGACCTTCTACTACCGCAATTGGCGCGTGGGCATCATTACCCTCGGCTACATCGCACTATATGTTCCATGGCTCGCTTATGCGCATCGCACGATCTTCATTTTCTACACCGTCGCATTTGCACCTTTCGTCGCCCTGGCAGTCGCATGGATGATTGGACTCCTCGCGGGGTGGGCGACAATTGACGGCTCAGCCGAACCCTCACCGACCAGCCGCCGGACTCAGATCACCGGATGGGCGTTTGCTGCACTCGTCACGGCCACAATCCTCGGCTGCGCCATCTACTTCATGCCCCTGTGGCGCGGGGACGTCATCGACTACGACTTCTGGCGCGCCCACATGTGGGTGCAGAGCTGGATTTAAGCGTCCAGCAAGAACCCGACAGATAAGGGTGTGGCCCGGCAGCTTCCTGCCGGGCCACACCCTTACTCTGAACGGCTGCTTCAACGAGCCACCAAGCGTTCAACCACGGTCACGCGGCGACTCACAACGCGCATACTGGCGCGCAGCGCCACAATCACACGAAAACCGCTTAGAAGCCTTGCTCACGCCAGCGACGCAAGCAGTTCACGGATCTGCACGCCAAGCTCCTCGGAGGGCGTGAAAACACCGTCCTGGAAGTCGGAACCCAGGTTGATGCCAACCTGCTGCTCGCGCACGTCGGCACCGAAGGTCGACACGATCTCGCGCAGGTGCTCAAGCGGCTTGACCGCGCCGTACCAGGAGTAGCCGACCAGACCAACGGCCTTCTCCTTCAGCGTGGCCGGAGGCAGGTAGTCGATCGCGTTCTTCAGGGCTGCGGGCACGGAGTGGTTGTACTCAGGCGTCACGAACAGGACGGCATCGTTTGCCTCGAGGTTCGCACGAAGACGAACGGCCTCGGGCAGCTCGGGGGCCTGCATCGAGGGCGGCATCTCCTCCGCAAAGAGAGGAAGATCGTAGTCGCGCAGATCGAAGAACACGGTCTGCACGCCCTCAACCTGACGAGCCTGATCCTCAATCCAGCGAACAACCTGATCGCCGGCGCGACCGGGACGGACGGAACCAAGAATGATGGCAACGGAAGCCATGACATTTCCTTTCGAAAGCTTGTTGAAACATCAACTACTATAGCTCACCACGAAGCTTGACACAAGGACGATCGCTGTCGTTTAAGACACAAGTGACATGGTGCAGCAGCGCTACGATTCCTCTGGTTAGTGTGCACACGCAACGGGGGAAAGACTCGCAGCATGATGCGCGAAGGGCCTCATCCTTATGGATGAGGCCCTTCGACTTGAGGTGTGTTGTGGCGGTGTCCTACTCTCCCACAACCTGTCGGTTGCAGTACCATTGGCGCTGCCGGGCTTAGCTTCCAGGTTCGGAATGGGTGCTGGGCGTTTCCCCGGTGCTATGACCACCACAAGATTGGTGTTCAACACTCTCCCCCGTAGTGTTGTGGCGGGGGTGTGGGTTGATCGTGGTTTGTATAGTGGTTGCGGCTGTTGTGCTGGTGTTTCTTGTTCACCCCAACGGTGTGTTGGGTGGTTGTTTAGTGTTGGCCCATTAGTACCAGTCGGCTCGCGAGCACATTGCTGTGCTTCCACCTCTGGCCTATCGACCCGCTAGTCTGGCGGGGGCCTCTCACCCCACGGGGGGGCGTGGAAATCTCATCTTGAAGCAGGCTTCCCGCTTAGATGCTTTCAGCGGTTATCCCTTCCGAACGTAGCTAACCAGCCATGCACCTGGCGGTACAACTGGCACACCAGAGGTTCGTCCATCCCGGTCCTCTCGTACTAGGGACGGCCCTTCTCAAATTTCCTGCGCGCACAGAGGATAGGGACCGAACTGTCTCACGACGTTCTGAACCCAGCTCGCGTACCGCTTTAATGGGCGAACAGCCCAACCCTTGGGACCAACTCCAGCCCCAGGATGCGACGAGCCGACATCGAGGTGCCAAACCATGCCGTCGATATGGACTCTTGGGCAAGATCAGCCTGTTATCCCCGGGGTACCTTTTATCCGTTGAGCGACCACGCACCCACGTGCCATGGCCGGATCACTAGTTCCTGCTTTCGCACCTGCTCGACCCGTCGGTCTCACAGTCAAGCTCCCTTGTACACTTGCACTCGCCACCTGATTACCAACCAGGCTGAGGAACCTTTTGAGCGCTCGTACATTTAGGAGCAACCGCCCAGTAAACTACCCACCAGGCACTGTCCCAACCGGATCACGG is a genomic window containing:
- a CDS encoding metal ABC transporter substrate-binding protein → MMFSPTMRSLAAAAGLAMATASLAACAPSSSAHGLAVVATTTQICDYVTQIAAKSTDISLAKTDASGQSTHVGTAPEGAALTMSLTCLLAPNASAHEHEMTPAQTKALSEADVMAVSGVDLEHFLDDAVVSSGFKGRMVVTSGVLTAADIDNPGAPDPEGAYTIDRGSERVNVAPWPFPPEEAGEAPEFRFDPHVWTSPKGAHVQVANLGAGLAAAAPDAASSINAATASYLEDIDALDQWTAEAIETVPAGQRVLFTSHDAFGYFSRDYGIRFIGAALSDFNEQQDATADHIAKAVAAVKESGAVALFAENSNNSKSIEAIARAAGVTPIVGEDAMYGDSLGPDGSEGATYVGSIIHNVRAVTQAWGGTVPDLPERLKDQ
- a CDS encoding metal ABC transporter permease, with product MIASLLLYPALHVTIIGALGGLIGAFAYLDRRIFFAESVTHGTFPGAVLGVVIAAALGFGHSGMSAALYVGAFLGTIPLVVLMRWLATIPGISSQGAAGIVLTAGFASGYFLATWFKPLPLAVNSFLTGSVMTVSPADVAWAGGVLVAALLVVTLGGRQLIAHCFDPANPAAASRAGRHELVILGLILASVTVAIPAVGTILSIALIAAPAAALAPLVRSSRAFLVGAPVLGALLGIAGLAIAVPARLSAGGTIALLCAASVLASRVPQRVAGARRTRCARTGNQ
- a CDS encoding metal ABC transporter ATP-binding protein; this translates as MTTLVSFRDAALGYGNTPALTGLTLDVFGGQALALVGPNGGGKTTLMRGIAGGCQVLSGTVEVDAKRIGLVPQSADLDLTFPVSAAEVVTMGLIAEAGWGKRINADMRARVSAALERVNLSDRASRRFGTLSGGQRQRVLVARALVARPDLVMMDEPFNGLDAPSRDILTRLIAELTADGVGVVVSTHDLSLARDVCSRACVLASHLVALGSVDEALAPSVLARAYGAGADEAIAALS
- the rsmI gene encoding 16S rRNA (cytidine(1402)-2'-O)-methyltransferase; translated protein: MEAATDTTNAPEAASTSKDARTQEPYRQEAGTILLAATPIGDVRDASPRVVAALEGADIVAAEDTRRALALASRIGIKLGGRLVALHDHNEAEKAAGIVEAARGGARVVFVSDAGMPTVSDPGFRLARAAIDAGVPLSVLPGPSAPLVALALSGLPSDRFAFEGFLPRKDGDATRYLQDLATDPHTLIFFESPRRAAATLTRMAEVFGADRAAALCRELTKDYEEVRRGTLGQLAEGADDVLGEVTIVVAGYTRSARAKDHVGAVLALAAEGMRLKDAAAEVAAATGARKNDLYKAALAAR
- a CDS encoding NADPH-dependent FMN reductase; translated protein: MASVAIILGSVRPGRAGDQVVRWIEDQARQVEGVQTVFFDLRDYDLPLFAEEMPPSMQAPELPEAVRLRANLEANDAVLFVTPEYNHSVPAALKNAIDYLPPATLKEKAVGLVGYSWYGAVKPLEHLREIVSTFGADVREQQVGINLGSDFQDGVFTPSEELGVQIRELLASLA
- a CDS encoding metal ABC transporter permease; translation: MIAPFLARPIIVLGLLALAVGPASTLVNLRRAEFSAETMVHGVFPGIVVGMAVGGREAIIPGGAVCAAFVAAALTVASRKQRHSEATTAVLLTAFFSLGIVISLRIGDMSGQLESLMFGRLLDITLSRMATSALVLVVAAELLAATWRAQVAVAFDREAARVSGIPVTWIDIAFNAALGAIVVAASTAVGVLLVVGYLIVPGAFGRLLAAGPRSMVLLSGACALVGGWAGFGVSLLRAPRPLSPQACVAMGVLLCFAAALALREIRARRACTVTAGRETSRETTVSAGGGEAS
- a CDS encoding dolichyl-phosphate-mannose--protein mannosyltransferase, producing MDTANAHNDTIDKTENLLEQEATGDEIASKLPEHEPATDDEAPAQPAEASPAPPTNGWTQRLSTPAAGWVATAIATLIATLIRLPGLGNVRTLIFDETYYVKDAWSLLTLGYEGTWAKDVDTAFANGDTSGLSAVGGYPVHPPTGKWLIAMGMKFFGQADPVGWRIAAAICGVITVFLLCRLAQNLFHSPAITLLAGLFLATDGMAIVMSRTSILDGFLAMFALAAFLCVVKDQHMAQPKLLAKLAAWDGLGEPRQGWHSAWAHLTLRDQRPFTIGPNAGNRPWLFAAGICAGLACSVKWSGIYVLAFLGLFVALREVTCRWRAGHPTPIRGALLADVWWAFALMVPTAILTYVASWFGWFTHSAAHGHGRSGIAGFAGQLADLWLYHKEMWTFHNGLNTPHKYQSSPFTWLAQVRATSFYWNNGEAMTGCRSGKCASDVVALGNPLLWWVGIGALLLVILATFYYRNWRVGIITLGYIALYVPWLAYAHRTIFIFYTVAFAPFVALAVAWMIGLLAGWATIDGSAEPSPTSRRTQITGWAFAALVTATILGCAIYFMPLWRGDVIDYDFWRAHMWVQSWI
- a CDS encoding isochorismatase family protein, which translates into the protein MPRALIIVDVQPTFCEGGALPVTGGNAIAEAVAAYVDAHRDEYQLIVTTQDWHIDPGAHFSETPDFVDTWPPHGVAGTAEAELHPALAHVNADVTIKKGQYEAAYSGFEGTTEDGTTLEQALRAADITDVDVVGLAESHCVACTAVDAARADFKTRVLGELTAPVTAELGAAARQWMTSERVEIV